Within Sorghum bicolor cultivar BTx623 chromosome 2, Sorghum_bicolor_NCBIv3, whole genome shotgun sequence, the genomic segment TACAACAACAAACAATCTGCGAAGGGCTAGACGACCCAACTGAGCTAGGCAACCAAACGGGGCTACTGACACCGTGCCAGCTCCGGTGGTCCCACCTGTCAGTACATCGCATCCACGCCGTCAAAGCAGTCGGATCCCCACGTGCGCTCCGCCCCCGTGCCACGTGCCCGTACGCTCCCGTCCCCGTTCCTGCCACCGCCATGCGGGCCCCAGCGTCGGCATCATCCTCCGCGCGCGCCCACCCGCCCTAGCCACAGCACACCCCACTGCAAACACGACGAGACGAGATGAAGAGGTGAGCGAGgaaccaaccaaccaaccacGGGAGGAGAGGACGGggggaaacaaaaaaaaaaaaaaaaacagcgcaGGCAGAGAGAGACGTAAAGCCGCCGCTTCGTgcgcgtcgacgtcacctcgcccGCCGCCGGGAGCCGTCTCGCCGCCTGGGTCCCCTAGGGCTCCCTTCCCTCGCCCGGACCGGGCCGGCGCCGGACGGATCGGGAGAGTAGGGCGACTGGCGGCTGGGGATGGCCGGgaagaagcgcaaggcggagGCGGCGCGCCTGGAGGAGACGGACCGGGCGCTCTACGGGGCCTTCCGCGGCGCCGCCAACTCGCTCTCGCAGCTCTACACGCTCGCCATGGGCGCGCAGAAGGCCTCCTTCCACGCCGGCGAACGCCACGCCATGGTACGTCCCACGgccctcctccctccctccttccTTCCTCCCCTACGGCGGCGGATTGGGGTGGTTCCCCCGTGGTAGTGGAGGAGATTTCTCGCGTCCTGGCGGCGGCCAATTCGGGCCCACCCGATTTTTGGGGCGCTTGGCAGTAGTCTGTGTGGTGTGTAATTCCTGTGTTGTGTTTTAGGCGCGATTGGTTTGGGGATTCCGATGCTGACGCCTCCTCCTGTGGGGGCGGAGATTGGATCTCTAGGGTCCAGTTCGATACTAATTTCGTTTCGTTGCTTGCCATGCCAGAGGATATGATGGCAGTAGCAAGTATTTGACGCAAGCTCTGGCTGAATTtagtggatggatggatggataggCTGCGCATGATTAGTTTCGATCCACATCTACTGCCAACATTTGCTGAGATTAATCTCTCTTCGTACTCGATCCCTAGCTCGCCCTGTTGAGTGTTGACCTCTGTTCTCGATATCCTATTCAATGTCACacctccaaaaaaaaaaaaagattgatAAAACAACTACTGTTGTATTGCCATTTGGAGTCAATTCCGCTTGGAATTTCACAAGCTCTAATTGCCCGCTCCTTCTCTAATCAGCTGCTTCCGTGTTACTTTAGCTTTTCCTTTCTTGGTGGAAGCCGCTGTGGGCGTCTTACTTTGTGCTTTGCAATTAGGCTTGGTTAGGTTCAGAGGGAGGGTGTGCAATCGGAAAGCAGGCGGGAGGGGGCAAGAGACTTTACTTTTAGGGCAGGTTACTTCGGCAGTAGTACCAAGGATGCATCCTTTTTCAACTTTACTTTGCTTATGCACTGCTATTTGGAAGTCTCACCATTCAGGGTACTGCTGTACTGTTCCAGTCTAAGTAGGCATTTCTTGGCACTACAACTTGTAGGATCTTTTATTGTGGTTTTGGTCAGATATTGGAGTACTTCATTTCTATGATAGGTATTGTTTTATGGTCCACATTGTTTTAGTGTTAGGTGAGAAGTTAACATTTATTTTTCCAGACACAACAAGTTAGCTTTAGTAGTTCAGTATGGTAGCTAAACGTGTATGCATATCTATTAGACTAAATCTCCTCTTCTAGGGGTTGTTTGGTTTGGGATGCTAAACTTTAGTCCCTCCTAAATGGTTTAGTTCCATTTAGTCACTCCAGAGTTGCTAGAGAGGACTAAAGCCCATTTAGTCCCATTTAGTCATAGTGTTTGGGTAAAAAGTGACTAAATGGGACTAGATTTAGGAGCTCCTAGCTGAACCAAACAGCCCCTTATCTAATCATCAGATGGATAATCTGGTATACCCTCATACAACCAGAAACTAGTGAACGCATTGGAGCGGTCAGTAGTGGCATCTAGTTGACAGCTCAGCATGCAATTCCTCATGTGGTTCTTGGCACCACATCTTTTGTGCATATCACTTAGGGCATGTACAGGAGGGGAGCCAAAACTGGGGCTCCAGCCCCTAATTGCCAGCTGCTGTCATCTCACCAAGTGCCATCTCCTGGAGGCTAGGAAGAACTGCAGATGCCTCAAGCCCTCCAGCATCCTACCAGACTGCACACTGCATGCTCCTAGTCCTTTTGGTTGAGATACACACATAGTGGATGCTAGGAAAGCGTAGATCCAGATACTTGGCTGTCATATATTTGCTTGAGGACCTGGGTTTGTATGCTTATTCTACTAATTTCAAATGATTTTCTGGCTAGTGCTTTTTTTCTTGATGATGTACCATGCATGGCATTGGGCCATTGGCTGTCAGGCACCATCTGTTATCACCAGCACCACCATGCTTGCGCTATATTGCGCCCTCCTGGCACCATGATAAGTACCAGAGTATCTTGTACATTTACTCTTGTGCTCTTGTGCCTTTGAGGCCCAACCCACCCACCCACACCTCAAATTTTACTTCATGCTCCACCACTGGGCATGCACAGTGCACAGTTGCTTAAATACATGCTTAAAGAATATATGCTACATCATCAATCATGTTCACAAGAGTTCTAATCTACAATAAGAAAGTatattatatatgcttaattagTTTAAAAGCATCGGCAGCCTATTTATGCGCTCATCTGCCCCTTGCTAGAAACAGATGGACTAGGTATCTTTGGAATGCTACTCGGCCTACCCAATGTCTGCTGCCTGGTTGAGCATCATGCTCGTGCATCTGTGAGCACTTGGGCTGAGTTCCAACAAAACAGACGCAACATTCCACTAAGCGGCTGTCACATAATAGCATTAGACATGGCTTTAGAGAGTCCTAGGCTTTCAGCTAGTTCATTGCAATGCATTGAAGCACAACACGTTCTCGAGGTACATGCTCAGGTTGTCTACAATTGTGATTAGAATTAAATAGGTAAAAAAATAGTGCAGTTATTTCTATGAGTGAACACTTGACACACTTCCACAACAGGTGATGATTGCACCCTCTGGTAGCAATGATTTTAGCTTTCTCGCAAAACTATATGTGAATGTCAAATTTGGTAACTGGAGCATGCTCTTGCCTGAGGTTTTTATTCCAAACTGTCTTTTCCCCAAAATTAATGACCATACTGATCTTTGTTCACTGTTATTATCTATCCATCTTCTGTAGTAGTCTATATCATCTCGCTATGTGCTttagtttttttaataattaacgTGTCACACCGTTTGAAAACCAGTTAGCAGGTGTGAGATTTTACACAACAGGGCTTTCTGGTACTGCTTTGATGTTCCAATTTGGGGATGATGTATGGTATTTCAAATTTTCTTTTTTGCATAATATCGAAAGGACCATTTTCCATGTCCTGGAATTAATGTCAAACTCAATACTAACTATTAAGTTGCCAGTACCTCACGGACTCGTTTCTTTTGTTCTGGTGTTTGTAAGGTGGTTTTTTTTGTCTCAATCATGCATCCTTTTCATGAAAATGCAGTGATTGTAGGCAGACAGTGTTTACCCACCCCCCACCCCCCCTCTCTGGCGTAGTAAATGAAACTCAATTTTCTTTGGTTGATTCAGGAAAAACTTTATGAATGGATCCTGAGGCAGCATGAAAATGGCTTGAGGCTAACAGTTGCTGATGTAGCCTCCCATATCCAGGTAAGTTTGCAATTGTTCCTTCATATGTTTCTATCCAATTTGAAAATGGAAACCTGGGTAAAAACGTGGATATATTGGCATTTCATACATCATGTTTAGCTCTAAAATATGTGCTAAGTGCTACTGACTTGTTGCCTTAACGAACAATGATTTTTTGACAAATGAGATGAGATGAACTTGCCGTTCTTGCAGACTTAACTTTGATCTTGTTCCTATCCTCATTATTTTCTTTGCCATTTTACATCTCCAGTCATAGCCTGTTCACATACAGTTTCACCATTGTTCTTCCTTCTGCACATATTCAGGCAAACAATGATTACACACTTATGTATCATCTGTGTGTGTAGCATGAGATTCAGTATGGAGGTGACAATGCATCAGCCTCTCCGAGATCACAATACCCTAGCCAAAGCACTGCACCTACAGTGCACATCCCCAACACAAGCAGCCAGCAACCATCACCAAGTTTATTTGCTCCAGGAAACCCTGGGTTGACACAGTCCAAGAATTCCATGGTCTTTTCGAACGCATTATCTAGCCCCATCCGGCGGAGCCTGCAACCTTACCACCTAGAGCAGGGTGGGGACGCAGGGTACTTTGCGAATGGCGCAAGCCGTGACGTGAACCCCACGGCTTCGAATGATTCGTCCATGGACATGCACTCGGACAGCCCAGCTCATGACTCCTACTGAGCAGCTCTCTCCATGGAACCGGAAGAACAGCACTTAAAGTGGACGAAAGTCTGCTGTCACAGCCTCCCAAGGCCTAGTAGGAATATTCAATTTAACACCTTCCGTAGCCTCTTACACTAAGCGTGTAATGTCTTGTGTTGTTGTTACTACTACTTACCACATGTTGCTTTGCCTGGATACTGTAATTTGCATGTACTGTACCATTTGATTTATCTGTGCATATTACTGCTGTTGGTATGTGACTGAGTTCAGGAAACGAACCATTGGAAAGAATTAACAACGTGAACAGTTTGTGATGGCCTGGGTGATCTTGGTTTATCTGGCCTGGGTGATCTTGATGACACTGCAGCTAGCATCGTTTTTGTTAAGACTgaaactgcatgcatgcatgcatacatacatacatacatacatacatacatatagcTGTTGGATTGTGGTGAATGAAGGCAACAGTCAAATTAAAACCACATGGCTCTGCTGTGCTTTCAAATGTGTTGTAACTATAATAATGTATTGTTACGATGTTCTTCGAAGACATTTATGTCAAGACTTGCGCTAACTGCAAATGTGTAAGATAATTAGGCCCTCGGTTCATTTTCTTTATCTGATGTTGTAGACCAGTTTTTTTAACTCTCCATCCCAATTTTGGCTAACATTATagaaaaaagaatagaaagGTTTATGACATCAGTTAGatattactatgaaaatataactaatgaagaacctaatgatactttggtggtatcataaatattattatataagtttgatcaaacttgagatgctgtgactttaagattcttggaatgatttataatttgggatgaaggAGTATATGATTAGTTTATGTTTTGTCAttctatttaggccttgtttagttttcacccaaaattttttcatccatcccatcgaatctttagacacatgcatggaacattaaatgtacattaaaaaataaactaattacacagtttggttaaaaatcgcgagacgaatcttttaagtctagttactccatgattagccttaattgctacagtaacctatatgtgctaatgatagattaattatgcttaatagatttgtcttgcagttttctgacgagctatataatttatttttttattagtttctaaaaacccctcccaacATCCTTCCGAcgcattcgatgtgacacccaaaaaaattttcatctccaatctaaacagggtctTAGCATCCAAAACCATCTAAACAGGGTCTTAGCATCCAAAACCAGAACTGTGGTTGGCGGTTTGCTATGGTTGTCCACCAGTTGTCCACCATACGGTTGGTTTGGGTTTGGGTGTTGGGCCGTGTtttgagaattttgaaaaaaaatttagattctcTATTATATtgaatcttgtggtacatgcatggagtattaaatattgaTTAAAAaacaactaattgcatagtttatctgtaatttgcgagacgaatcttttaagtctagttagtccatgattggacaatacttgtcaaatacaaatgaaagtgctacaatgtctattttacaattttttttcttttttgcaactaaacaaggctctaggGTTGTCGGATGAAAGCCCTGTTAGGCCCTTGGCCTTGGCTATCAATGGTGATGCCTTTGGTGACATGCCTCCCTTTGGTGACACGCCTCTTGCTGGAGGCATTGTTGTGGGTCACCTCTACGAGTTTGGTTCAAAAACCTTGGTTCTTTATTCGGCGTTGATAGTGTCTTTGGATGTCATTCATCTCTTTGGAGGTATCACTATGGAAAACCTACTCCCTCTCCTAGTTGTCATCTCGTGTTCTCTGTGACGTATAGAGTAGTTCGACAGCTGTTGTTTTAGAGGATAGGTTTTGTGTTGCTTTAGAGGATCGTAGATTTTGTGTGTTTTTGCTACAGTAGTGTTGTTGTCTCCATTGTGTGTGTCTTTTAAATTATTCTCATTTCTTCTCTATTAATATATGCCCGGCATGCTTTTGGCtcttcaaaaagaaaaaaccaGAACTAAAGTTTAGTTTAGTACCGAAACACTCCCTTTGTTCACAGACTATAATAGAATTAAACCTTTCTCTTTAGAAAAAATATTGCGTTTTAAACATAAGCAGGTGTGCTCTGTGTTTCGTAGCTGTGTTCAGTGCGAGATATCAGAAATGAATGAAACTGCACTACCGAAATATTTTCTATTCTGAAAaaggaaatgaaaaaaaaaaaacagacctTTGAACTCGAAGGCAGGCCTCAACTCACAGTAACCTGTCACTTTGTCAGGCCGAGGAACCACGGCCCACGGCGTCACTACCCGTTGCTGCTGCTGGGGCAGGCTGCTCTTCCATCCACCACTGGcaatttttctttattttagactcttttttttttctaaactacTCCTCCATGCTAAATTacaagacgtttgactttttcaTCCTAAATTTGACTAtttatcttattcaaaaaattatataaatatagtcaaatttaagtcattcttgaagaactttcattaataaaccaagccacgacAAAACAAGTAGtattttgcataaatttttgaataaaacgaATGGTCAAATTTagtgtcaaaaaagtcaaaaatcTTATAATTTTGAATAGATTGAGTAAATAAGCTAGCGACACGTGGTTAAATACATTTTCAACAGGCTGGCTTGGTTATGCCAATGTCGCCTGATGTGAACAACTCGGTGAAGACGTCACTGACGTCATTATAACGATAATTAATTGGGTTAGCTTAATCCTCTTCACGTGACTCGTCTCCCAGTGGCGGATCCTAACTTGTCATCGAGTGTGTGCCAAATTGTCTATAGAAGATATGGTAACTAATAGCTTTATTACAATCATAGTTTTGTTGGAGATAGATAGACCATGAGGCCATTACAAACTCCAATAGTTTGCTAAAACTTACTTGGCAAATCTATagttttgccaagtctcaaaaccAAATGCCAAGTGAAAAAAGAAGTCTTCTCCAATAATTTGTTATTTGGACTTGGCAAAAGAACTTGGCATCCTAGGTTTTTTGCCAAAATCATAAAAatgagcctccaacaagttggcaaaactagttggcaaattgggatacacataatgccaagtgatggaggacTTGGCATATTTGCTAAGTGAAGAGGAAATTTTGCCaagctcacaaaattgccaagcAAACTATATAATTGCCAAGTTCACAAAAATAgacattgtagtatttttgtttatatttgacaaatattattcaattatggattaactaggtttaaaagatttgtctcacaattacaagcaaactatataattgttattttttatttatatttaattctttatatatgtactgtaagatttgatgtaacaagaaatcttagaaaattttgtaaattttttgaaaagtaaacaagaccatagATAGGGCCTAGCTATAGCCTATAGCCTGACCGTGGGGCGTCGGCACGGCACAGCAGCACTGGCTGGCGGCCGGGCCGTCAGCCCACGGACGCCGTCGTGCAGATGCCACAGCATGGTCGGTCCATTGGGCCGGTGGCGCGCGACGGAGGCCCTTTTAGTTGCcgtttaaaaactttttgtccCGTCCTATCAATTAACTATATCAATTCTACCGTGATCTAGCGAACAGGCCACGTCGCCCTAAAATCTGATTCCTCTCCTGTCTCTCCCGACGCTTCCTCTCCTATAtcgttaaaaaaaagaaaaaaaaacaccaaCCCCTTCAGCCTCGCTCCAGTCCCGTCATCTCCCCAAccccgcgcctcctcctccgccgcccgtTCCCAGCGCCGCCCCTCCCTATCTCCGGCGCCACCGCCGAgccatatatataaatatataaactcttatatatatatatcattaaatattgattaattaattatatagtttatataaaaactaatttatgattagctataattattataataatactaaattaattagatttaataaatccattttgtgatttttatacaaattatataattagttttttaaccATGAAACATTCTACGTTACACTCACAAACTTTTCACGCGCACGAAAAACAAGGGCAAAGTGATCGCGGTGCAGG encodes:
- the LOC8055566 gene encoding uncharacterized protein LOC8055566 → MAGKKRKAEAARLEETDRALYGAFRGAANSLSQLYTLAMGAQKASFHAGERHAMEKLYEWILRQHENGLRLTVADVASHIQHEIQYGGDNASASPRSQYPSQSTAPTVHIPNTSSQQPSPSLFAPGNPGLTQSKNSMVFSNALSSPIRRSLQPYHLEQGGDAGYFANGASRDVNPTASNDSSMDMHSDSPAHDSY